Proteins from a genomic interval of Mycobacterium conspicuum:
- a CDS encoding HD domain-containing phosphohydrolase, which yields MPFDTAVSRTEILAALSLAIDLGLGQPMDHMLRSAVMGARLAERLGLGERERGTVFYTNLVMWIGCHADSHEYARWFGDDIAMRRASHLIDWSGAPYRRFLMGNLGRGSALPKRAQLAAKVFLDARGNLGALVQSHCLSAALLAEEIGLGADVGEALPFAYERWDGSGLPAGAAGSQIPMAMRVAQLADIAEVHHRTYGAEAAIAEVRRRSGKQFDPDVVAAFAAAADDLLREHEDVWSTAAELAPDPGAALDDAALDRLLCAMGDFVDLKCPFTLGHSRAVAQLAENAGKCAGLPPDDVDVLRRAGHVHDLGRIGVSNRVWEKPGELTHAERERVNLHPYLTGRILARVGGLKAVREVAVNHHERLDGSGYPNGLRGEDLSLRDRVLAAAESYCAAMEPRPYRDALDEAAAAKKLRSEAAGGRLDGGAVEAVLEAAGHRPSRTAARPAGLTRREAEVLLHVAQGLSNRQIASALWISEKTVRNHVEHIYAKIGVSNRIGASLYATRHGLTGSAPH from the coding sequence TGTCCTTGGCGATCGACCTCGGGCTGGGGCAGCCGATGGATCACATGCTGCGGTCGGCGGTGATGGGCGCGCGGCTGGCGGAGCGGCTGGGGCTCGGCGAGCGTGAGCGCGGAACCGTTTTCTACACGAATCTGGTGATGTGGATCGGCTGTCATGCCGACTCTCACGAGTACGCCCGGTGGTTCGGCGACGACATCGCGATGCGGCGGGCCAGCCACTTGATTGACTGGTCGGGTGCGCCGTACCGGCGATTTCTGATGGGCAATCTGGGCCGTGGATCGGCGTTGCCGAAACGAGCCCAGTTGGCCGCCAAGGTATTTCTCGACGCGCGTGGGAATCTCGGCGCGTTGGTGCAGTCGCATTGCCTGTCGGCCGCGTTGCTCGCCGAGGAGATCGGCCTGGGCGCGGATGTGGGCGAGGCCCTGCCGTTCGCGTACGAACGGTGGGACGGCAGCGGTCTTCCCGCCGGGGCGGCCGGATCCCAGATACCGATGGCGATGCGGGTGGCGCAGCTTGCCGACATCGCGGAAGTGCACCACCGCACGTACGGCGCGGAGGCCGCGATCGCGGAGGTGCGCCGCCGCAGCGGCAAACAGTTCGACCCCGATGTGGTCGCGGCGTTCGCCGCGGCCGCCGACGACCTGCTGCGCGAGCACGAGGATGTGTGGTCGACCGCCGCCGAGTTGGCGCCGGACCCGGGCGCCGCGCTGGACGATGCCGCGTTGGACCGACTGCTGTGCGCGATGGGCGACTTTGTCGATCTGAAATGTCCTTTCACCCTGGGCCATTCGCGCGCCGTCGCCCAGCTGGCGGAAAACGCCGGGAAATGCGCGGGGCTGCCGCCAGACGACGTCGACGTTCTGCGCCGCGCGGGCCACGTGCACGATCTCGGCCGGATCGGTGTGTCCAACCGCGTCTGGGAAAAGCCCGGCGAACTAACCCACGCCGAACGCGAGCGGGTGAATTTGCATCCGTATTTGACCGGCCGGATCCTGGCCCGGGTCGGCGGGCTGAAGGCCGTCCGGGAGGTCGCGGTGAACCATCACGAACGACTGGACGGGTCGGGTTATCCCAACGGTCTGCGGGGCGAGGACCTCTCGCTTCGCGACCGGGTGCTGGCTGCCGCCGAAAGCTATTGCGCCGCAATGGAACCACGGCCGTATCGCGATGCACTGGACGAGGCCGCCGCGGCCAAGAAGCTGCGAAGCGAAGCCGCAGGCGGCCGCCTGGACGGCGGCGCGGTTGAAGCCGTGTTGGAGGCCGCCGGCCACCGGCCGTCGCGCACGGCGGCCAGGCCGGCGGGGCTGACCCGGCGCGAGGCCGAGGTCTTGCTCCATGTTGCCCAGGGGTTGTCCAACCGCCAGATCGCCTCGGCCCTTTGGATTTCGGAGAAGACGGTGCGCAATCACGTCGAGCACATCTACGCCAAGATCGGTGTCTCGAACCGGATCGGGGCCAGCCTGTACGCGACACGGCACGGCCTGACCGGCAGCGCGCCCCACTAA
- a CDS encoding Rv3235 family protein — protein sequence MPVSEYEPPTRNVDNVAQCRPPSHATLRRRHPRAPGQRGMPRPQAVPAREVMSPSMRRAAVFADGALRRVLEVIDRRRPATQLRPLLAPSLVDSVLSAGRALAGGSDGAAVLRRMRVQPAGRHDPDTAEFRAAEVFGTYSRGDRIHAIACRVEQVPAAAGPRWLVVALHIG from the coding sequence ATGCCCGTCTCCGAGTACGAGCCGCCGACCCGCAACGTCGACAATGTCGCGCAGTGCCGGCCACCGTCGCACGCGACGTTGCGTCGCCGTCACCCTCGTGCGCCCGGCCAGCGCGGCATGCCGCGCCCGCAGGCCGTGCCGGCTCGGGAAGTCATGTCGCCGTCGATGCGCCGCGCGGCGGTCTTCGCCGACGGGGCCCTGCGCCGGGTGCTGGAAGTCATCGACCGCCGTCGCCCGGCGACCCAGCTACGGCCGCTGCTGGCGCCCAGCCTCGTCGACTCGGTGCTGTCGGCCGGCCGGGCGCTCGCCGGCGGATCGGACGGCGCCGCGGTGTTGCGCCGGATGCGCGTGCAGCCCGCCGGGCGACACGACCCGGACACCGCGGAATTCCGCGCGGCCGAGGTTTTCGGCACGTACAGCCGCGGGGACCGGATCCACGCCATCGCCTGCCGGGTGGAACAGGTGCCGGCAGCGGCCGGCCCGCGCTGGCTGGTGGTTGCCCTGCATATTGGCTGA
- a CDS encoding SRPBCC family protein: MRGRKETLFIPYRTTNTVIEYEPDRRIAWQTTFLGGRVGGRIWRYELEPAPGDPAGTLVRETWDVSQDKQKRMITSGSLPQKTADGMRATLDRIAKLVEG, from the coding sequence ATGCGGGGCCGCAAGGAGACGCTGTTCATCCCGTACCGGACGACCAACACCGTCATCGAATACGAGCCGGATCGCCGCATCGCGTGGCAGACCACGTTTCTCGGCGGTCGCGTCGGTGGCCGCATCTGGCGCTACGAACTCGAGCCCGCCCCGGGAGACCCGGCCGGCACCCTGGTCCGCGAAACGTGGGACGTGTCGCAGGACAAGCAGAAGCGGATGATCACCAGCGGCTCGCTTCCGCAAAAGACCGCGGACGGCATGCGCGCTACGCTGGATCGGATCGCCAAGCTGGTCGAAGGTTAG
- a CDS encoding adenylate/guanylate cyclase domain-containing protein, with the protein MYANLLEPTRSSGVWDKVLTDGHASLLRARHAFRYLPSAPRCKLCNNPFGGPVGRLFAAAGFRRSRKNPNLCSRCCDALPRGGAEVDIAVLFADVRGSTALGHGRAAADFAALLNQFYSAATQTLLRHDAVIDKLIGDEVMAFFVRGISGPRYRQRAVEAGHQLLEAVGYGTPDGPWLDVGVAVNAGVAYVGNVGGAVVDFTALGRPVNAAARMQQHAAGGELLVASGVADELTAGMLPRTLTLRGHEEPISVFARTI; encoded by the coding sequence ATGTATGCGAACCTGTTGGAGCCGACGCGGTCGTCCGGTGTGTGGGACAAGGTGCTCACCGACGGGCACGCGTCATTGCTGCGGGCAAGACACGCATTCCGCTACCTGCCCTCGGCGCCGCGATGCAAGTTGTGCAACAACCCATTCGGCGGTCCCGTCGGCCGGCTGTTCGCCGCCGCCGGGTTCCGCCGATCGCGCAAGAATCCCAACCTGTGCAGTCGTTGCTGCGACGCGCTGCCCCGCGGCGGAGCGGAGGTCGACATCGCGGTGCTGTTCGCCGACGTCCGCGGCTCCACCGCGCTCGGCCACGGCCGCGCCGCCGCCGACTTCGCCGCGCTGTTGAACCAGTTCTACAGCGCCGCGACGCAGACCCTGCTCCGCCACGACGCGGTGATCGACAAACTCATCGGCGATGAGGTGATGGCGTTTTTCGTGCGGGGCATCAGCGGCCCCCGGTACCGGCAACGAGCCGTCGAGGCGGGACACCAGCTGCTCGAGGCGGTTGGCTACGGCACACCGGACGGACCGTGGCTCGACGTCGGTGTCGCAGTGAACGCGGGCGTCGCATACGTCGGCAACGTGGGCGGGGCCGTGGTCGACTTCACCGCCCTGGGTCGCCCGGTCAATGCCGCCGCCCGCATGCAACAACACGCCGCGGGCGGCGAGCTGTTGGTCGCCAGCGGCGTCGCCGACGAACTCACGGCCGGCATGCTGCCCCGCACGCTGACCCTGCGGGGGCACGAAGAGCCGATCAGCGTCTTCGCCCGAACAATATGA
- a CDS encoding cation:proton antiporter, producing MQISGALLFQLGALLAAIAVLGSVARRFALSPIPVYLLAGLSLGKGGFWPVAAAGEFIMTGAPIGIVLLLLTLGLEFSAAEFASSMRHHLPSAGVDVVLNAAPGAVAGWLLGLNGVAILALAGVTYISSSGVIARLLEDLRRLGNRETPAVLSVLVLEDFAMAAYLPLFAVLAAGGSWLQAVAGMLVAVSALVAAFAASFHWGHHFGRLVAHSDSEQLLLRVLGIALMVAALAESLHASAAVGAFLVGLTLTGDTADRARTVLGPLRDLFAAIFFLAIGLQVDPQELLPMLPVALILAVVTAATKVATGGLAARRDGVARRGQLRAGTALIARGEFSLIIIGLVGASIPEVAALATSYVFVMAIAGPVLARFTGGPLPEGAGPAT from the coding sequence GTGCAGATTTCGGGGGCGCTGCTATTCCAGCTCGGTGCCCTCTTGGCCGCAATTGCGGTGTTGGGCTCCGTCGCCCGCCGATTCGCGTTGTCCCCGATACCGGTCTATTTGCTGGCGGGTCTTTCGCTGGGTAAAGGCGGCTTCTGGCCGGTGGCCGCGGCCGGCGAGTTCATCATGACGGGCGCACCCATCGGCATTGTTCTGCTGCTGCTGACTTTGGGCCTGGAGTTCTCCGCCGCCGAATTCGCCAGCAGCATGCGGCATCACCTGCCGTCGGCAGGTGTCGACGTCGTCCTCAACGCCGCGCCCGGCGCCGTCGCCGGCTGGCTGCTGGGCCTGAACGGGGTCGCCATCCTTGCCTTGGCCGGAGTCACCTACATCTCCTCGTCGGGTGTGATCGCGCGCCTCTTGGAGGACCTGCGACGGCTCGGCAACCGGGAGACACCGGCCGTGCTGTCTGTGCTGGTGCTCGAGGATTTCGCGATGGCGGCCTACCTGCCGCTGTTCGCAGTGCTGGCGGCGGGTGGCAGTTGGCTGCAGGCGGTGGCCGGCATGCTGGTGGCGGTCAGCGCTCTGGTCGCCGCGTTTGCCGCATCGTTTCACTGGGGCCATCACTTCGGGCGGTTGGTCGCACACTCCGATTCCGAACAGCTTTTGCTCAGAGTCCTGGGAATCGCCCTGATGGTGGCCGCGTTGGCCGAGTCCCTGCATGCGTCGGCCGCCGTCGGTGCGTTCCTGGTCGGTCTCACCCTGACCGGCGACACCGCTGACCGCGCGCGCACGGTGCTGGGCCCGCTCCGCGACCTATTCGCCGCGATCTTCTTCCTCGCCATCGGCCTGCAGGTTGACCCGCAGGAGCTGCTTCCGATGCTTCCGGTGGCCCTGATCCTGGCCGTGGTCACTGCGGCGACCAAGGTGGCTACCGGGGGTTTGGCGGCCCGGCGCGACGGAGTGGCACGTCGTGGTCAATTGCGTGCGGGCACGGCGCTCATCGCCAGGGGCGAATTCTCGCTGATCATCATCGGATTGGTCGGCGCGTCGATCCCTGAGGTGGCAGCGCTGGCGACGTCGTATGTCTTCGTTATGGCTATAGCGGGCCCGGTGCTGGCCCGCTTCACCGGTGGCCCGCTACCAGAGGGTGCCGGGCCGGCCACCTGA
- a CDS encoding ABC transporter ATP-binding protein/permease, with product MTELTCGADTDARLDTPRPTEPPRGTRLEAIDISQRVDGRQILQNLSLSVEPGELVAIAGGSGAGKTTLLEILAGLRLPSTGEVRRDGVVRQSKAGSVVGYVPQDDIIHLEMPLRRTLRYAAMLRLPAGTSAHEADRIVDETLRDLALADRADVPVRALSGGQRKRASIAVELLTRPRLFFLDEPTSGLDPSTAADVMRLLRGLSRRGVTIVLTTHEPAGIDQCDRVIFLARDGHLAFTGSPAAARRYFGAEHLTEVYERLATEHTPQTWAKRFAENGPTAPSRSDRTPVTTVPPEVKRPGAVRQWWLLTRRNVDVLFRNRLTLAILLGSPVLVTAMMATLFKRGAFDPGGPADVGPAQIVFWIAFDGFFFGLTYGLLQIVGEMAVFRRERLAGLSVGAYVASKVTALLPILAAVSAVLLVVLRALGRLPAVGWDVYALLFATIVVEATSAMALGLLASAAVSNAAQAALALPMLCFPQVLFGGAIVPVDQMARPGRLMSLVLSNRHAFFALGRDLELDRYTTTLPAMSAYRATFQGGTAASLVALGSSAIVLTLATAWVLDRRSRPGASRR from the coding sequence ATGACCGAATTGACCTGCGGCGCAGACACCGACGCGCGGCTGGATACCCCGCGACCAACCGAACCGCCGCGCGGCACGCGCCTCGAAGCGATCGACATCAGCCAGCGCGTCGATGGGCGCCAGATCCTGCAAAACCTCTCGCTGTCGGTGGAACCCGGCGAATTGGTCGCCATCGCCGGGGGCAGCGGAGCGGGAAAGACCACCTTGCTCGAGATCCTGGCGGGACTGCGGCTCCCGTCCACCGGCGAGGTTCGGCGCGACGGCGTCGTTCGGCAGAGCAAGGCCGGCTCCGTCGTCGGGTACGTGCCCCAGGACGACATCATTCACCTCGAGATGCCGTTGCGGCGCACGCTGCGCTACGCGGCGATGCTCAGGCTGCCCGCGGGTACCTCGGCGCACGAGGCGGATCGGATCGTGGACGAGACGCTGCGCGATCTCGCGTTGGCCGATCGGGCCGACGTGCCGGTGCGCGCGCTGTCCGGCGGGCAACGCAAGCGGGCCAGCATCGCCGTGGAGCTGCTGACCCGGCCGCGGCTGTTCTTCCTGGACGAACCCACCTCCGGGCTCGACCCGTCCACCGCCGCCGACGTGATGCGCCTGCTGCGCGGGCTTAGCCGACGCGGGGTGACGATCGTCCTGACGACCCACGAGCCGGCGGGCATCGACCAGTGCGACCGGGTCATCTTCCTCGCCCGCGACGGCCATCTGGCCTTCACCGGCAGCCCGGCAGCGGCGCGGCGCTACTTCGGCGCGGAGCACCTCACCGAGGTGTATGAGCGCCTGGCGACCGAGCACACTCCGCAGACCTGGGCGAAGCGATTCGCCGAGAACGGCCCGACGGCGCCAAGCCGCTCTGACCGGACTCCCGTCACGACCGTGCCGCCCGAGGTCAAGCGCCCCGGCGCGGTCCGGCAGTGGTGGCTACTGACCCGGCGCAATGTCGACGTGCTGTTCCGCAACCGGCTGACCCTGGCGATCCTGCTCGGCTCACCGGTACTGGTCACGGCGATGATGGCGACATTGTTCAAGCGCGGTGCGTTCGATCCGGGCGGCCCGGCCGACGTCGGCCCCGCCCAGATCGTGTTCTGGATTGCCTTCGACGGCTTCTTCTTCGGGCTGACGTACGGTCTGCTGCAGATCGTCGGCGAAATGGCCGTCTTCCGCCGCGAACGCCTTGCCGGCCTGAGCGTGGGCGCCTACGTGGCGTCGAAGGTGACGGCGCTGCTTCCGATCTTGGCGGCGGTGAGCGCGGTGCTGCTGGTGGTATTGCGCGCGCTCGGTCGGCTCCCCGCCGTCGGGTGGGACGTGTACGCCTTGCTCTTCGCGACGATCGTGGTCGAGGCGACCTCGGCGATGGCGCTGGGGCTGCTGGCGTCGGCCGCCGTCTCCAACGCCGCCCAGGCCGCCCTCGCCCTGCCGATGCTGTGCTTTCCGCAGGTTTTGTTCGGTGGCGCCATCGTCCCCGTGGACCAGATGGCGCGCCCCGGACGCCTGATGAGCCTGGTGCTATCCAACCGCCACGCCTTCTTTGCCTTGGGCCGTGACCTGGAGCTCGACCGCTACACCACCACCTTGCCGGCCATGTCCGCCTACCGCGCGACCTTCCAGGGCGGCACCGCCGCCAGCCTCGTCGCGCTCGGCTCGTCCGCGATCGTTCTCACGCTGGCCACGGCCTGGGTATTGGACCGGCGATCCCGCCCCGGCGCAAGCCGGCGATGA
- a CDS encoding DUF6912 family protein has protein sequence MMRVYIPATVATLQQLVADGSLWPLNGTAFAVTPTLREAYAEGDDDELAEVALREAALASLRLLATDPDTLRRRAVLAAEIGPESAATCRPDLDDAVVRLAEPVRIDQVVAAFVDTSDAEPAVEAAIAVIDDADLGDEDADLVVGDAQDHDLAWYATQELPFLLDLL, from the coding sequence ATGATGCGGGTCTACATCCCGGCCACCGTGGCCACGTTGCAGCAGCTGGTCGCCGACGGCTCGCTGTGGCCCCTCAACGGCACCGCGTTCGCCGTGACCCCGACGTTGCGCGAGGCCTACGCCGAGGGCGACGACGACGAACTCGCCGAGGTGGCGCTGCGGGAGGCGGCGCTGGCGTCGCTGCGCCTGCTCGCGACCGATCCCGACACGCTACGGCGTCGCGCGGTGCTGGCCGCGGAGATCGGTCCGGAATCAGCCGCCACCTGTCGTCCCGACCTCGACGACGCCGTCGTCAGGCTCGCCGAGCCCGTCCGGATCGACCAGGTCGTCGCCGCGTTCGTCGACACCTCCGACGCGGAGCCGGCGGTCGAGGCGGCGATCGCGGTCATCGACGACGCCGACCTGGGGGATGAGGACGCGGACCTGGTCGTCGGGGACGCGCAGGACCACGATTTGGCCTGGTACGCCACCCAGGAGCTGCCGTTTTTGCTTGACCTGCTCTGA
- the mddA gene encoding methanethiol S-methyltransferase, producing MKRYLTIGYGAAAYLLFLAVFLYLVGFVGGIVVPRTVDHGLSAPIGVAILVNVALLAVFGVQHSVMARPGFKRWWTRFVPESIERSTYVWLSNAVLLLLYWQWRTMPAVIWHVELPAGRLAVWVLFGLGWVMALTATFLINHFDLFGLRQVYLASRGKPYTDIDFHVRLLYRLVRHPLMLGFLIAFWSAPTMTAGHLLFAAGMTTYILIAVHFEERDLVAALGDQYRDYRREVPMLLPRPRGGAPKAAGQH from the coding sequence ATGAAGCGATACTTGACGATCGGCTACGGCGCCGCCGCCTACCTGCTGTTTCTAGCGGTGTTCCTCTATCTCGTTGGTTTCGTGGGCGGCATCGTGGTGCCGCGCACCGTCGATCACGGGCTGTCCGCGCCCATCGGGGTGGCCATCCTCGTCAACGTCGCGCTGCTCGCCGTGTTCGGCGTCCAGCACAGCGTCATGGCCCGGCCGGGGTTCAAACGGTGGTGGACGCGATTCGTCCCGGAGTCGATCGAGCGCAGCACCTACGTGTGGCTGTCCAACGCCGTGCTGCTGTTGCTCTATTGGCAGTGGCGCACGATGCCCGCGGTGATCTGGCACGTGGAACTACCCGCCGGTCGGCTGGCGGTGTGGGTGCTGTTCGGGCTCGGCTGGGTGATGGCGTTGACAGCGACGTTCCTGATCAATCACTTCGACCTGTTCGGGCTGCGGCAGGTGTATCTGGCGTCGCGCGGAAAGCCCTACACCGACATCGATTTTCACGTCCGGCTGCTGTATCGGCTGGTGCGTCACCCGCTCATGCTTGGCTTCCTGATCGCGTTCTGGTCGGCGCCCACGATGACGGCGGGGCACCTGCTCTTCGCGGCCGGAATGACCACCTACATCCTGATCGCGGTGCATTTCGAAGAGCGCGACCTGGTGGCCGCGCTGGGCGACCAATACCGCGACTACCGCCGCGAGGTGCCGATGCTGCTGCCGCGCCCGCGCGGGGGAGCGCCCAAAGCGGCTGGCCAGCACTAG
- a CDS encoding cation:proton antiporter regulatory subunit: protein MDVKEVLLPGVGLRYEFTSHTGDRIGIIARRGGDFDVVLYTRDDPDQARPVFRLNDEEADAVAQILGAPRIAERFTELTREVPGLEAGQVHIGPDSPFVDRQLGDTRARTRTGASIVAIVRDEDVLASPGPAETLRAGDVLIVIGSDEAIAAVQQIVEKG from the coding sequence ATGGACGTCAAGGAGGTGCTGCTGCCAGGTGTCGGCTTGCGATACGAATTCACCTCGCACACGGGTGACCGAATCGGCATAATCGCCAGGCGCGGTGGTGATTTCGACGTCGTTCTGTACACGCGTGACGATCCGGACCAGGCTCGGCCGGTATTCCGCCTCAACGACGAAGAGGCCGACGCCGTAGCCCAGATTCTGGGCGCACCGAGGATCGCTGAACGGTTCACCGAATTGACTCGCGAAGTGCCCGGGCTTGAAGCGGGTCAAGTTCACATCGGGCCGGACAGCCCGTTCGTCGACCGCCAGCTGGGCGACACGCGCGCCCGCACCCGTACCGGAGCCTCGATCGTCGCAATCGTGCGCGACGAGGATGTGCTCGCCTCGCCAGGTCCGGCCGAAACACTTCGGGCGGGAGATGTGCTGATCGTGATCGGCTCCGATGAGGCTATCGCCGCCGTTCAACAGATCGTCGAAAAGGGCTGA
- a CDS encoding WS/DGAT/MGAT family O-acyltransferase, whose translation MVTRLSPADAASYRLENTATPMHVGSLSILRRPRAGLSYETLLATVEQRLPQIPRYRQKVRGIMVAPMARPVWVDDPDFDITYHVRRSALPSPGSDEQLHELIARLAARPLDKSRPLWEMYLVEGLSKNRLALYTKSHQALINGMSALEIGHVIVDRVRRPAPFPEDIWIPERDPGNTRLLLGALGDLVTGPGAQMQTLGSAIAGMATNSGQLVDAGRRVFDVARLLARGTAPSSPLNATVSRHRRFTVASGKLDDYRIVRARYDCDVNDVVLAVVTGALRNWLMSRGEGVPLTATVRAMAPLSVYADDALDASGPGQAISQVAPFLVDLPVGEGNAVVRLSQIAHATESNPTAASLVDARTIVTLSGFAPPTLHAMGIRVATSFPTFSRRTFNLLITNAPGAQSQMYIAGTKLLETYAVPPLLSNQALAISVTSYNGMLYFGINADREAMSDVDLLPALLNQSLEELLEASR comes from the coding sequence ATGGTGACCCGGTTGTCCCCTGCCGACGCGGCGTCGTACCGGCTGGAGAACACGGCCACCCCGATGCACGTCGGATCGTTGTCCATCCTGCGCCGCCCGCGCGCCGGGCTGAGCTACGAAACGCTGCTGGCCACCGTCGAGCAGCGGCTGCCGCAGATACCGCGCTACCGGCAGAAGGTCCGCGGAATCATGGTTGCCCCGATGGCCCGGCCGGTGTGGGTCGACGACCCGGACTTCGACATCACCTATCACGTCCGGCGGTCGGCGCTGCCGTCGCCGGGCAGCGACGAACAGCTGCACGAGCTGATCGCCCGGTTGGCCGCGCGGCCGCTCGACAAGTCGCGCCCGCTGTGGGAGATGTATCTCGTCGAAGGCCTGAGCAAGAACCGCCTCGCGCTCTACACCAAATCGCATCAAGCGCTCATCAACGGCATGAGCGCGCTGGAGATCGGCCATGTCATCGTCGATCGCGTGCGGCGTCCGGCGCCGTTCCCCGAGGACATCTGGATACCGGAGCGCGATCCCGGCAACACCCGGCTGCTGCTGGGCGCGCTCGGCGATTTGGTGACGGGCCCGGGCGCGCAGATGCAGACCTTGGGATCCGCGATCGCCGGAATGGCAACGAATTCCGGGCAACTCGTCGACGCCGGTCGCCGCGTCTTCGATGTCGCGCGGCTGCTGGCGCGCGGCACCGCGCCCAGTAGCCCGTTGAACGCCACCGTGTCGCGCCATCGCCGGTTCACCGTCGCCAGCGGCAAGCTTGACGACTACCGGATTGTGCGGGCGCGCTACGACTGCGACGTCAACGACGTGGTGTTGGCGGTGGTGACCGGCGCGCTGCGCAACTGGCTGATGTCGCGCGGTGAGGGGGTGCCGCTGACCGCGACGGTGCGTGCGATGGCGCCGCTGTCGGTGTATGCCGACGACGCGCTCGACGCCAGCGGTCCGGGGCAGGCGATCAGTCAGGTGGCGCCGTTTTTGGTCGATCTTCCGGTGGGGGAGGGCAACGCCGTCGTGCGGCTGTCGCAGATTGCGCACGCCACCGAATCGAACCCGACGGCGGCCAGCCTGGTGGACGCCAGAACCATCGTCACGCTGTCGGGCTTTGCGCCACCCACCCTGCACGCCATGGGCATTCGGGTGGCCACCAGCTTTCCCACCTTCTCGCGGCGGACCTTCAACCTGTTGATCACCAACGCGCCCGGCGCCCAGTCCCAGATGTACATCGCCGGCACCAAACTGCTCGAGACCTACGCCGTTCCGCCGCTGCTGAGCAACCAGGCGCTCGCAATCAGCGTGACGTCCTACAACGGGATGTTGTATTTCGGTATCAATGCCGACCGCGAGGCGATGAGCGATGTCGACCTGCTGCCCGCACTGCTCAACCAATCACTCGAAGAATTGCTGGAAGCGTCCCGATAG
- the ppk2 gene encoding polyphosphate kinase 2, whose product MSTATNDGAPAKPKKKKSSARTERKISNEVYEAELFRLQTEFVKLQEWVRYSGARVVVIFEGRDAAGKGGAIKRITEYLSPRVAQIAALPAPNDRERGQWYYQRYIAHLPAKGEIVLFDRSWYNRAGVEKVMGFCTPQEYVLFLRQTPIFEQMLIDDGILLRKYWFSVSDDEQLRRFKARLNDPVRQWKLSPMDLESVYRWEDYSRAKDEMMVHTDTSNSPWYVVESDNKKHARLNMMHHLLSSIDYREVKRPKVKLPARPVVSGSYQRPPRELSNYVDDYAATLIG is encoded by the coding sequence ATGAGCACCGCGACAAACGATGGCGCGCCGGCGAAGCCGAAGAAGAAGAAATCCAGCGCCCGCACCGAACGCAAGATTTCCAACGAAGTTTACGAAGCCGAATTGTTTCGTCTGCAAACGGAATTCGTCAAGCTGCAGGAGTGGGTACGTTATTCCGGCGCGCGCGTGGTGGTGATATTCGAGGGCCGCGACGCCGCGGGTAAGGGCGGCGCGATCAAACGGATCACCGAATACCTCAGCCCGCGCGTCGCTCAGATCGCCGCCCTGCCCGCGCCCAACGATCGCGAACGCGGTCAGTGGTACTACCAGCGCTACATCGCCCATCTGCCCGCCAAGGGTGAGATCGTGCTGTTCGATCGATCCTGGTACAACCGCGCCGGCGTGGAGAAGGTCATGGGTTTCTGCACGCCGCAGGAGTACGTGTTGTTTCTGCGGCAGACGCCGATCTTTGAGCAGATGCTGATCGACGACGGGATTCTGTTGCGCAAATACTGGTTCTCGGTGTCCGACGACGAACAGCTGCGCCGGTTCAAGGCACGCCTCAACGACCCGGTGCGGCAGTGGAAACTCAGCCCCATGGACCTGGAATCGGTGTATCGGTGGGAGGATTATTCGCGCGCCAAAGACGAAATGATGGTGCACACCGACACCTCGAACAGCCCGTGGTATGTCGTGGAATCCGACAACAAGAAACACGCCCGGCTCAACATGATGCACCACCTGCTGTCCTCGATCGACTACCGGGAAGTCAAGCGGCCCAAGGTCAAACTGCCGGCCCGGCCGGTGGTGAGCGGCAGCTACCAGCGTCCGCCGCGCGAGCTGTCGAACTACGTCGATGACTACGCGGCCACGCTGATCGGATGA